From Nocardia sp. XZ_19_385:
GAGAACAGCGGATCACCGTGGCGCGCGGCCAGTTCCACCGAATCCCGGCTGGTGGCGCTGCCGTGCCAGATCCGGAGCAACGGCTGGTAGGGGCGCGGAAGGGCTTTGGCCGCAACCAGTTCCGGGCGGAACCGGCCGGTCCAGGTCACCTTGTCGCTGGCCCACAGCGCGCGGAACAGTTCGTACCCTTCCCGGTTGCGGTCCCACTGATCGTCGGTGGTGACGTGGAACAGCTCCGCCTGCGCGGCGCCGTTGCCCTTGCCGATGATCAGTTCCAGGCGTCCGCCGGACAGGTTGTCCAGTGTCGAGTAGTCCTCGAAGGCCCGCACCGGATCGAGCAGGCTCAGCGTCGTCACGGCGGTGAACAGCGTGATCCGCGAGGTGACCGCGGCGATATGACTGAGCAGCACCGGGGGTGCGGCGGACAGGAACGGATCCTCGTGCCGCTCGCCGACCGCGAAACCGTCATAGCCGAGTTCCTCGGCGAGCCGGGCCTGGTCGACCACCGAGCGCAGCCGCTCGTGCGTCTCGGGCAGCACGCCGGTATGCGGATCGGGTGTCCGGGCGACCAGCGTGAACAGCAGGAACTTCATGCGGTCGCCTCCAGATCGGCTGCGGGCAGGACCTTTTCGAACGCGTGCGCGCCGATCTGCTCGGCCGGGAGCGCCGGGTCGAAGAGCGCGGTGTACCCCACAGCCAGGTAGAGCGCGACCGCTTCGGGCTGGCGCCAGCCGGTGGTGAGGTAGATGCGCCGGTAGCCGCGCCGGGAGACCTCGAGCTCCAGCTGCCGCACCACGAAGCGGCCCAGCCCTTGCCGGCGGTGTTCCTTCGAGGTCCAGATCCGCTTGAGCTCGGCGCTGTCGTCGTCGTAGCGCTGGAACGCACCGCCCGCCACCGCTTCGGAGTCCTGGGTCACCACGAGCAGGCCACCGTGCGGCGCCGCGAAACGGGTGGGCGGGTAGTTGCGGAGTTCGTGGTGCATCTGACCGGCGGAGCGGCCGTAGCGGCTGCTGTATTCGACGGCGAGTTCGGCCAGGAGCGGCGTGGCCAGCGGGTCGTCCTGGGCGACCCGGTGCACCCGCAGGCTGCGGTCGGTAAGGCGTTGGGGCACCGGACTCCCCGGTGTTCCGGGCAGCGCCCCGGCTGCGGGTGCGATCGACGCACTCATATCGATGGTCCTCGGCAGAAGAATGAACGCGACCAAGCCTTCGGCGTCGGTCGCACCACCCGGCCAGCGTCGGGTGCGGGTCTGGCAGCGTCAGCGGCGACAAGCCGTCGAGGTGCCGCGGCACTGATCGATGTGCCGGCGTCCCCAGCAGGTGGTGCGGTGTGTGGTGCTCATATCGGGTCCTCCATCGTTCCTGGCGGAAGCACCCGCACCCGGTGTACCGGGGGGTTGCTGCGACGTCGGCGAGCCAGGTCTCTCAATCGCTCTGGATGGTGCTCGAACATCATGGGGAACAAGCGAACTCGGCGACAAGAGTAGAAATCACGGTGAGCGCAGCCCTGGTCACCAGGGGCTAGATGGCGGATTATCGTCGCGCCCCCTGACTGCGGCTCGTCCCGCGCCGCCCGCCCGCCGACCCGCAAATCACCGGCTTTCCGGGTTTGCGGGCTTACCGTTGAACCTCGATCGTTCCGCCGATGAGGAGGTTCCCAGTGCATATCCGCCCCCTCGACTCGGACACCCGGCGCACCCGGGCGTCCATCCCGCGACGCCTCGCCACCGTGGCCACCCTGTCCCTGGGCAGCCTCGCCCTCGGCATCCCAGCCCCTGCCATCGCGCTGCCCGAAACCCCAGCCGCCGTCGATCACGTCCCCGCGGCAACGGTCCTTGCCGATCATGCGTCCGTGGCTGTGGTCCCGGTCGATCATGCGTCCGTGGCTGTGGTCCCGGTCGATCACGCGTCTGTGGCTGTGGTCCCCGTCAATCACTCCTCCACCGCTGCGGCCCTCGTCGATCATGCGTCCGCAGCCATCGTCGATCATGCGTCCGTGGCTGGGGCACCCGTCGATCACGTCCCCGCTGCTGTGGCACCCGCCGATCATGCGTCCGCTGCTGCGGGCTTCGTCGATCCCGCGCCCACCGCTGAGGCACCCACCGACCATGCGTACACCGCCGCGGCGCCAGGTGCTGGGCAATCCGCTCTCGCTGCCTTGCAGGCCCTAGGTGTGACGCCGTTCCTGTACCCCACGGCAGCGCTGTGTACCGGTGCGGGCGCCACCCTCACCAGTCCCGCAGTGGCGGGCGCGGTCCCTGGTCCTTGGCCCGTGCACAGCATCGCGATCCCCGGCCTCGACCTGACCGCCGTGAAATCCGGCCAGACCATGTTCACCTTCGTGCCGTCGGGCCCCAGCCGATCCGACAGCTCGGGCATGCGCGTCGCCTGGCTGAACGTCGACAACGGACGCGGCGGAGTCGCCGCCATGGGCCCGCTGAACGAGGTCTTCGGCCGCATGGTGCCCCCCGAGGTCCCCGCCGCCCTCCGCCCCCTCGCCGAACAAGCCGTCCGCGACTTCTTCCGCACCGCCATCCCAGTAGGCGGCATCCGCGCGGTCCCGGTCGACACCGGCCGGGGCACAG
This genomic window contains:
- a CDS encoding GNAT family N-acetyltransferase, whose translation is MSASIAPAAGALPGTPGSPVPQRLTDRSLRVHRVAQDDPLATPLLAELAVEYSSRYGRSAGQMHHELRNYPPTRFAAPHGGLLVVTQDSEAVAGGAFQRYDDDSAELKRIWTSKEHRRQGLGRFVVRQLELEVSRRGYRRIYLTTGWRQPEAVALYLAVGYTALFDPALPAEQIGAHAFEKVLPAADLEATA
- a CDS encoding LLM class flavin-dependent oxidoreductase codes for the protein MKFLLFTLVARTPDPHTGVLPETHERLRSVVDQARLAEELGYDGFAVGERHEDPFLSAAPPVLLSHIAAVTSRITLFTAVTTLSLLDPVRAFEDYSTLDNLSGGRLELIIGKGNGAAQAELFHVTTDDQWDRNREGYELFRALWASDKVTWTGRFRPELVAAKALPRPYQPLLRIWHGSATSRDSVELAARHGDPLFSANVTNPIEPYAELVRHYRERWAHYGHDPADALVGAGTAGFHVAPTSQEALEAYRPIFRARLGLSRTLGLPIVFETLEDFAARSSALIGSPEQVLDKVGRQHEQFGHEVIHLSSERDGRTEAQHRGSLELFQQAVAPELRRRIPSRPLAAGRTIPRTELSGVTP